From the genome of Candidatus Eisenbacteria bacterium, one region includes:
- a CDS encoding protein-glutamate O-methyltransferase gives MDQALFRKFCKLAHDKAGIHLKEGKESLVQARVAKRLRALGLDHPREYLEYMERDESGEELVLFLDVISTNFTNFFREPDHFDVLAEDVKRLVLEKGRRRIRLWSAASSSGEEPYTMAITVLEALEGAPADFRILATDISTRMLARAEEGVYAAGRLEGVPKAFRHKYFERIGRRGSEEESYRIRPAVRERVVFRRLNLADPPFPMQGPLDVVFCRNVMIYFDQPVRQRLVSEIERLLAPGGLLCIGHSETLSTVKNHLKYIRSSVFRNSVDAEVLQGAS, from the coding sequence ATGGATCAGGCCCTATTCCGAAAGTTCTGCAAGCTCGCCCACGACAAGGCGGGCATCCATCTGAAAGAGGGGAAGGAATCGCTCGTGCAGGCGCGTGTGGCGAAGCGGCTCCGCGCCCTCGGGCTCGATCATCCCCGGGAATACCTCGAATACATGGAGAGGGACGAGAGCGGCGAGGAGCTGGTTCTCTTTCTCGACGTGATCTCCACCAACTTCACCAACTTCTTTCGCGAGCCCGATCATTTCGATGTGTTGGCCGAGGACGTGAAGCGCCTCGTCCTGGAAAAGGGGCGTCGCCGGATCCGTCTCTGGTCCGCCGCGTCCTCCAGCGGCGAGGAACCGTACACGATGGCGATCACCGTGCTGGAGGCCTTGGAGGGCGCTCCCGCGGACTTCCGAATCCTCGCCACCGATATCTCCACCCGGATGCTCGCGCGCGCCGAGGAGGGAGTGTACGCCGCGGGACGGCTCGAGGGTGTTCCGAAAGCCTTCCGGCACAAATACTTCGAGAGGATCGGCCGGCGGGGTTCGGAGGAGGAGTCCTACCGGATCCGGCCCGCGGTCCGCGAGCGGGTGGTGTTCCGGCGGCTCAATCTCGCCGATCCGCCCTTCCCGATGCAGGGGCCGCTGGACGTGGTCTTCTGCCGCAACGTGATGATTTATTTCGACCAACCGGTCCGACAACGGCTCGTCTCGGAAATCGAGCGGTTGCTCGCGCCGGGAGGTCTTTTATGCATCGGACATTCCGAGACGCTGAGCACGGTGAAGAATCACTTGAAGTATATCAGGTCTTCGGTTTTTCGGAATAGCGTGGATGCGGAGGTACTGCAGGGGGCTTCATGA